One region of Blastocatellia bacterium genomic DNA includes:
- the xerD gene encoding site-specific tyrosine recombinase XerD gives MIRDLRSEFLSYARVEKGLSVNTVIAYERDLKKFEQWLSRVFQKRIEESTREIIIEFFRFLHESNFAPRTRARISSALRHFFKFLLLDEVIDEDPMLNVETPICARPLPQFLTSEELDLLMAQPNIATDVGVRDRALLEVMYASGLRVSEVISLKLADVDLDKGIVLCFGKGSKERVVPVGRPALDWVKRYLLVRRKWLGGRIVDYLFITPRGKLLSRQSVWRKVVTYGRAAGLGHVTPHILRHTFATHLLEHGADLRSVQVLLGHADLSTTEVYTHVTNERLREIYIKCHPRSS, from the coding sequence ATGATTCGTGATTTACGCAGTGAGTTTTTATCATATGCTCGGGTTGAAAAGGGGTTATCGGTCAACACCGTGATTGCTTATGAACGTGATTTGAAGAAGTTTGAGCAGTGGCTATCCAGAGTCTTCCAGAAAAGAATTGAGGAGTCTACTCGTGAAATAATCATAGAGTTTTTTCGTTTTCTACATGAGTCGAATTTTGCCCCGAGAACTAGGGCACGAATTTCTTCTGCGCTGCGGCACTTTTTCAAATTTCTTCTACTTGATGAGGTTATAGATGAAGATCCGATGTTGAACGTTGAAACGCCGATTTGTGCCAGGCCCTTGCCTCAATTTTTAACCTCAGAGGAGTTAGACCTGCTAATGGCTCAGCCTAATATAGCAACTGACGTTGGGGTCAGAGACAGGGCTTTGCTAGAGGTTATGTATGCATCGGGTTTGCGTGTTTCTGAAGTGATAAGCTTGAAGCTGGCAGACGTGGATTTGGACAAAGGTATCGTTTTGTGTTTTGGGAAGGGAAGCAAGGAACGTGTTGTACCGGTTGGCCGGCCGGCTCTGGATTGGGTAAAGCGCTACTTGTTGGTTCGTAGAAAGTGGTTAGGCGGTCGCATTGTGGATTATTTGTTTATCACGCCCCGCGGCAAGTTACTCAGCAGGCAATCTGTTTGGAGGAAGGTTGTTACTTATGGTCGTGCTGCTGGATTAGGTCACGTTACACCCCATATTCTCCGTCATACTTTTGCAACACACCTTTTGGAGCATGGGGCAGATTTGCGGTCCGTGCAGGTGTTGCTTGGGCATGCTGATCTGTCGACCACAGAAGTATACACCCATGTGACAAATGAACGTTTACGAGAAATATACATAAAATGCCATCCGAGGTCATCATGA